In Miscanthus floridulus cultivar M001 chromosome 8, ASM1932011v1, whole genome shotgun sequence, the sequence TGAGAGGGTACTGTTGGTAAACAGTGATCTGTGAAGAAGGGTTGGTACATAGCTTTAAGAGTattaactaattaataattaattatagGGTGGGATCCGTTACTGTTCTGGTAAAAAGTGCTTTTGTAAAAGGGTACTGTTGGTAAACAGTGATCTGTGAGGGAGGGGTTGGTATATAGCTTTAGGAGTACAGGGTAGATAAGGCTGCACATATGTATATGCGAAACAAGCTTCTTGTGCCATGGTTAGGGGTACCTCGATCTGTACAAAACTATGTTTGCATTCTGATTGTAATCCTGCAAAAAGAAAAACCTGCCTCCGTGCTCCGTGGTACTTTGGTTCGAGATGGGCCGGCATCTGCTCTTCTGAGACACCTCGATCTGTAAGTGTTCTTGTATTCTGATTTTAATCGTGCGAAGTTAAGCAATGAGGCTCCGATTAAAAGGAAAATTCTACCTCCGTAGTCCGTAGTAGTACTCTGCTTCGAGATGGGCCGTCATTTGCTCGTCTGACATGGGCTAGCAAATCGCCTTCAAGAAAAGACTATCGGGCCCATCGTGGGTTTCCCTGgcacttggttttgctttgcttGTTCGACAGGAATCTAGTCTTCTGTGAACCGAGTGTGACATTTCACTCGTGGCCACCACCCAAAAGAAATGGAAAGAGAGAAGAATAATATTTCGTTTCGCTACAGCATTTCCGATCTCATTCATGAACAAGTTGGTTTTTGGGGGGCGTAATCGGTCAGGATTTCACATGGAGGCAGCGCGACCACAGAGCCGTCTCCTCGGCGCCCCCAATTTGTCCTCCACTCAGTTTCCTTCGCTCCTTTGCTCGCTGTGATTCCGATGCTAACAATCTCGCTTCCGATCACGAGGACGCCACTGCGCCCTCGTCGCTTTTGGCCGCATCGATCCATTATGCAAACGCTATCTTCAGgactgttcgcttgaacttatcagcctaaCTTATCAGacatgatataatatttttcttttacaacaaatcagcgaacagtacttttcagccttGCCTTGGGACTGTTCACTTTGCTGAAAAGTAATATTCGCTGATTtactgtaagagaaaaatattataccatgatTAATAAgtcaggctgataagttcaagcgaactcTCGGGAATGAGTCATCAGGACAGCCAAATTCAGCACTGCCGACCAGTCGCCCCAGCTCCTTTGTTTTCGAACTTTATCAAAAGTAGAAATATTCAGGGTAGTCTGTACATTGTACCTTACGCATAACGTATTGCATGCATACGCGGATTTTGTCGTGATCGTATCAGTCCTTTTCATCAATTGTCAAGAGGCGCATATCATGAAGGAGACTCATGGACCCAAGAAGATTTGAACGAGCGAGGCAGAGAGACGACGGCCGCGAGGCGCCGAGGAGAAATCTACGCGGTCCTCCTCGTCCCTCCCTACGCGGGGAGGTCAAGCAAGCAAAAAGCCATGGAAATTAAAGAAGGGCGTGGAAAAACCGGCACACGAACCAGGGGCCGCGTACGTGCGTCGGGCACGTCCAAAGATCGCGCCCCGGATTCGGTGATCGCTCGGTCGCCGCCGCAAcctcaggcaggcaggcaggcagatcCCCGCGGGCCACGGCCTCCTCGCCGACTCGTGGACGCCAGGGTCGCGGCGTTTCGACGCGTCCACCTGCCGGCTCGCGGTGCACGAGGATACGGAACGGGGGGCCACGGCCAAAGCGCCCGGGGCGGGGGCTCGGACGCCCCTAGAGGTGAAATGAACCGATCGACCGTGACCGGGGCCGCGGCAACGTGCGCCGCGCCCCTGCCCTTGCCGCTGCGCGGCGTAGTACGTGTGTAACGTGTCGTGCGTGGCCGAACCGAAGGGCAGGGATCGGTGCGCGCCAGTGATGAAGGCAAGTGATTACCCTGCCTGCCTGATGACTGATGACTTGCCTTTCCAATCGTCAAAAGGCAGCAGCCCCTCGTGCCATCAACGCTGTGGCTTGCTCTGTCCTCATCTGCTGGCAACTGGCATGTTACAAGTCTACCGCCCATGTGAATTGTGATAGAATGAATAGCACCGTTAGGACGAGGAGTACCTAATTCCACTGCcagatttttttcttctttttctcccTACCACTTTTCCGCGAGGAAGGAAGCTTCTCTTTACGTGCTGCCAAACAACAACCACATCACAAACAAAACCAATTATTCTTCTCTGACCATATATGCGTACATCAACCACCCCTGAACAATTTTTTTATTACATACACAGTAATAAGCCTGTTCTCCCAACAagaaaggggtgtttggttctttaattcatgtcacatcgaatgtttagatactaataagaagtattaaatatagattaattacaaaatcaattatatagatggaggctaatttgcgagatgattttttaagcctaattaatctgtcattagcatgtgttactgtagcaccacgttgtcaaatcatggactaattaagcttaaaagattcgtctcgcaaattagtcacaagttgtgtgattagtttcataattagtttatatttaatactcaatgtatttgtctAAACATTCAATgagacaggaattttaggagcgacggTAGGAACCAAACACGGCCGAAATCATCTCCTTTGGGCGCCACGACCACGAGATATTTATCGCATGATCGGTTGTTCCAGGGATCCTTTGATCGCGACCTCTGATGGAGTAACGGTGGCGCCATTCAGAGCCTAGCTATATATAGTATCACACTCGCTATACTGTGCATATTCATCCCCGCCACTTTCAAAACAAGCTTTTCAAAGGAGTGGACAGGAATTGCATAGGATCGATCGACAATTGTACCAGATGTTGACTGATCTCAGCACCATTACTCAAGTACTTGGTCtcttcgtttgaacttatcagtcggcttatcaacTAAAATCtatatatttttctctcataataaatcagctttAACCGGCTTTAATACATGTAGCACCAACAacaacaagaaaaaaaaacatttttttctcCTGGCAAAATCGTGGTCCTCCGATCTGAACGCGACAAGCGCCGATCCAACGAccgtcgcctcgcctcgccgccgGAAATTCGACGCCGCAATCACGATTCTGAAAGCCACAAATGAATCAACCTCAGACACTACAGAGCAGAGCTGTCCCGACTGCCACCTGCGATCCACATGAATTCGTCAAAAGCCACTGAGATCTTGGGAGACTCGGGCGCGAAATTTTGTCGTTGGTGAGCGGCAAGCAATGATGCGTGGCCGATTGCGATTGGGACGTGCGCAGCTTCTTCGCTTGTGCCTTGTGGGCATGGCATTTGGCATGGGCCTTTATCGTGGTTAGGCAGCTCGTCCCGTTCCAAGATCTCACTGTATTTTCTTTTTCGTCATCTTTCTCGGTAGATGCTGCTGCTAGGCGAAAGACAGCGAGCTGCTACGTTTTACAGGCTTTGCGGCATTCAGCCGCGAGCCGTGTGAGTATCATGGGCACCCCTGTGTGTGAGGTGTCGAGATTTGACAGCGATGAGGTGACGAACAAGGGTGAAGCCAAGATTATTTTTGGCTTGTCACAGGTAGACCTTAAAAGGGTTTACCAACAAAATGATTGTGGCCTACACTGTTTTCCTACCGTCTGGTAGACCTTAAAAGGGTTTACCAACAAAATGATTGTGGCCTACACTGTTTTCCTACCGTCTGGTTGTTgattgaggccttgtttagttcaaaaagttttcccaaaaagtgctacagtagccatcacatcgaatcttgcgatacgtgcatggagcattaaatgtagacgaaaaaaactaattacacagtttagttggaaatcgcgagatgaacgttttgagcctaattagtccatgattgaatactaattgtcaaataaaaacgaaagtgctatagtaaccAGATTCCTAAATTTCACCCAACTTAACACAGCCTGACTGACTGATCGAGGGTTGAGACTTGGGAGAGTGAAAAGTAGCCGGAGAGAATTCTGGATAAGGGTTTCATTTCATTTCACGTGGAGAAGAAAAAAAGGTCGTCGTTTGTGTTTATGTAGTCTTGAGGTTACGTCGCAAGGGTGACTGTAATATATACATACTCCTATATCGTTGATATATAGTTGACAGGACCAACGAAATGACCGATGAGTTCAGACGAACCGGTGCTTCGAAAAGTTGGAGATTTCTGGATGACATGTATGGATTGGTACATATCTGCGAAGTGCTCTTTCGGAGGTCCCAACTGCACTCAAATTGCAATTTTGCGTGACCTTACTAGTCAAATCACAGCGTAACGGCTTAACTCTGCTTAATTAATACCCATCTCCTACGAAATTTATCTCAAAAAATCCCATCGGCCCTAACGAGATTGGCATCCCGTGATAGGGATGGAGAGAGGAGCATTGATGAATGCAACTATCTACTATGGGTGTTTAGATGCTTTTGGGACGGTAAAATTTTTGCCTCTAATCTTTTGCTGCAAAATTTTTGCTATTCAAACTTTTGGCATTTGGTGTTTAGATGCATGGCAAAACTTTAACCATACAGCATGCGCTCTCAAGGTGTTTTTTTTCCAGTTTTGGGCCTCTTAGATCCCAAATGCCAAAAGTTTTGCAGCCCAAATTTTGCTATTTTTACGTATGATGTTTAAATCCATTTTGTCAAAAGATGGGATAAAACAGCGAAACTTTTTAGCCAAAATGAAGAACTAAACAGACCCTGTATGTGACCGTGTCACGGGAAATCGATGACGTCGTACGTTCCGATCACCATGTAGGTTCTATCCACTCCGATTCCCGTTGTTTGTACGCAACCATTAAGTTCCTTCCGTGTGAGATGATTTTGTTATTATAAAAAAAGATACATAAATGATACGTTAAATTAATTTGTATTTGTACATACATATCGACTGACCTGGTGAGTCATTACCATTACTATTACACTAGCACCTGTAaaatatagtttttttttctgcAGCAACTTAATTCTGTTCGATTTATGCAGAACCCTGGCATGCCGCACCAAGCCAAACATCCTCGGCATTTACTGAAGCTTCATTGGCCGACGCCAATCGAAATCTGAGACCGAAGTAGCACGTCGACAAGGACAAATGGCACCCAAGCTGAGCAACCAGAGCACGTTGCACCTGCACCATTTTGGCGATCTAAGACTTTTCGTTTCGGCttatacgatcgtagattataagctataatagtatttttctctcacactaaagtagccagcagtacttctggtTTATAATCAACGATCGTTTTGCTGAAACGAACATGCTGGCCGACCAAACCGCCAAAAGCAAGACATCGCGGGACTTGCTTGTAGCAGGAAACTGCCAAACAGGCTAACAGTATCCCAAGCACCAAACTTCCCTTCGGTTTCGTTTCGCCCACCACCTTCCGGTTTGGCACACACGTACACACGGCATCTGTAGCCGGTTCTAGGCAAGCTCGTGACGAGCTCTCCTTCATGCCGGCAAGAAAAGAAATGGTATATTGGGCAGCCCGATTCTCCCAAACCAGATGCCTCTCCCAAAGCACTCACAAGCGAAACAAAACAAGGCTAATCGGCGCCCTGAGGAAGCCGACAACCTCTTAATGACAGACACGATGCTCGCCATAAACAAGGCATGGTATCATACCGGAAAACCCTTAAAAGAACCTGAGATCTATGAAGCCCAGCCCAGGGATCTCAAATCATCAGAGAAAAAAACCATCTAGATCGGTGGATCGCCCCCCAGATGCAGCTGATGatataaaagaaaagaaaccgGGCAGATCGAACTGGATCCTGGAGAAAACAAATGCGAGGTGCAGTGACCCCAGGAAACAAACCACATGCTTGCCAGCCTCGCTCTCAGCCCTGGATGGCACAGGCACAGCAGAGATCTAAAGAACGAATTCGTCCATGATAAAGAGACAACACATCCTTGTTTAACTATTCGCGACGACTGGTTAGGGTTTGGTTTGGTTTCGGAGCGCAACGTTAGTGGTTAGCACGCAGATGGAAGATGGTGGTGGTGCTCAACAGGGTGTACAACAGCATGCAGCAATGGAACTCCAACTCCCACCACCACTATCAGTTAGAAAACTACTACTGCTACTGTTTACCTTTCTCAGCATCAGCCAGTCAGCTGGTGGCGGTGTTGGGGCTGCCATGACGACCCCTCCAGGATCCTGAAAGGCGCCGGGGGCAAAAGCAGCAGAATAAAAACAGACGGCCATCAGGGCAGTTGATGTCATGAGGCTCTACATGAAACAAGGACGACCACTATCAGAGCAAATCATTGGTAGGGCCTATCGTTATGATTACAATTTCAACACACAGGCTACGGGCGTTTATTATAGCGATAGAGCTGTCGAGGTCTAGGACATATAGGAGTATGATCATGGGAAGCAATGGAACAGTGATGTCGACAAGAAGCACAGCGAGAGTGGGAGCAAAACCAAGCAATGCCGATCAAATTCCAAATTTCCTCCAATAGCTTCTTGATTAAAAATAGCAGAGAGGGTGGAGACGAAGAAACGGGATAATGGTCTACAGGTCGTCTACAAAAATAACTCATGAGTGCTAAAAACAATgaaaaaaagggagaaaaaaaTAGCGGAATCTGAGTTTTGGATCATCTAAAACATAAGTAATGGCCGGTGGAGCATTGAAGCTTCGGACATAGGCAGCACTTCCATTCCTTGGTCTGAGCAGAAAAATGAAACGGAAGATGGCAAGATACAAGTAGCTGGAGACTTGAGTGCCAAGAATCATCCGAAGCCTACTGACTGGAGTCAGTGTGCAGTCAGTTCCTGTGCAATCAGTCACTACCCATCATTGCTATACTGTAAGACTAGTGCCGTGAGGTCATCAGATGTCTCGCTCTGGATGTGCTTCTCAACTGCCCAAACTCTGTATGCTGGCCATGCCAGATCAAGTGAGAATAATCGGCAGCTTCTTACTTGATTTACATGGAGTGCTCCTGCAGCAACTTGAAAATCATCCGCAGGAAGCTTCCCTCATTGGCTCTGAAAACTTGATAAGGAATAATACAACAAACATGTTCGTGGGTACAGCAGGGCTGTTCTTCCAATAGCAGTCCTACAAGAGGGTAACAAATGGCGGAGCGTCATTCCTTGGTCCTGCCAGTGACCGATACAAGTACAACTTGTCAACAATCTCAGCCTCCCCTTCATCTTCATAGTGGTCCTTAATTACTTCAACCACCAAATTTTGCATTTGCTGAGCTACATCTTTACAGCCCCTCATAGTTAGCCTGCATGAGTTCATCCATAAGAACCTCATATTGTAGAAGTAGTTCATTCCTGAGAGCAACCCCCTGTCACTGAAAGGGCTATCTCTGACCTCAAGCTTCTGCAACTTAGTGCATCCCTCGAATACATATTGGAGGGACATGTCACTATTCCCAGCAAAGGCAACAGACAAGGTCTTTATTAGCTTCCCATATTTTCCAATGTATGCAAAGGCTTTATCAGTAAGCAGGCCAGAGACTGAAAGCCTGGTGAGTTTCTTGCAGTTCATCACAATTGCGCCAAAACCTTCATCCATGGGATCCCCAGTGATTCGGTCAGGGCGGTGGCGGCCCATAATACAGAGGCGGAACACTACAAGCTCAGGACAGTTCTTCGACATAGCAATTACTGCTTCATTTGTCATCTGCTGGCAGAAGTAGAGGATTGATTCTAGCTTCCGGCAGCCTTCTGAGATTGCCTGAAGACCAACATCTGAGACCGAACCCTCAGAATCTTCAGAGGCATCCATAGGAAAAATTCTCAGCTCACGGAGATCAGAGCATGTATCAGCCACAGCACGTAGGCCTTCATCACCCACAGTATCAAGGACCTAGAATAACAAATTGAACATCAATGTCTATATCTTAGTTGTCAGCGCACATAAAAACCGGTATATGCATCAACGAAAATCTGGTAGGTGGCTCACCCAGAAAGTGCGAAGATTGGTGCAGTTGCGAATAACTGGCTTGAGTTCTGCGGCGGTTAGGTTTGCAAAGCTGAAGTTTAGTGAGGTGAGCTTGGCACAGACAGGGTAGATCGCTGGGAGATATTGTGGATCGACCTCCCGGAAACCTGATAGACAAACGAGAGACCTGGCTGCAGCAAAAGATGTAGCAAGCTCAGTCACAGCCAAGCCCCCATCGGGGGCACCCTCAGATCGGAATGCACCGGTTCCAAAGTACGTGAGCTGGGGTGCTCTTGCCATGAGACGGCGCAGCTGCTCTACTGACACATGGTGGTTGACACGCAACCGGCGCAAAGCCGGTGAGCGTGCAACAAGTGCCTCCAGGGCCTCAAAGTTGAAGGGGACGCTGATGCAGTCGAAGACAAGTGACTCCAGAGAGGTGTTGGACTCTGAGAACTTGGAGATCCAATCCAGCTCGTCCTCTCCATCCTCAAGGTAATCTTCAATCAGATCCAGCACGCGAAGAAGCCTACAAAACCAAAAGCACCAACCGTGGGCGTGAGATACCAGTACTACACTTAAATGCTGCTATTACTGCTCCTATTCCCCAATAAGGAAGACCAGACAGCGTGCAACTGGAAGTACCCCAAACCTGAGTGTAACcaattaaggccttgtttagttcctcccaaaAGTTTACACCATATCTCattgaatatttggacacatacatatagtattaaatatagattaaaaaaataactaattgtacagattgcgactactttgcgagacaaatcttttaagcctaactggtctatgatttgacaatgcgcTGCTACAGTAACACGTGTGCTAATGACTGAtgaattaggcttaataaattcgtcccgCGGTTTAGTGACggattttgtaatttattttttattatccGAACACCCCACGTGACACCTACACGTGACACCCGACACCTCGAAACTTTACACCTGAGATTCAAAGGCCTAATTAACGAGACTGTTCTGCCAAGGACCTAAGGGGTAATTCCTATGGCAAGATTCGGCTGTGACAGTAGCAGGTGTCACTATCCGGTGATCAGAAAGTCGAGCACAATAAATAATCGATTTACTGGTAATTTTCACAGGAAGGCGTGTAGCGATCAGAAACCAACCAATACGTCCATAAAACTGAAAAGCGTAAAGGGCTAGGCGCGCACACATTAAATAAGGCGGAATTGCGTGGTGCAGCTAGGATCGAACAAATGTACGAATGGCATAGTATGATACCCTCCGAAAGCGAGGAAAGCTGGTAAAATACTCCTCTGGATACCGCAAGGCCGCTTAGATTCACAGCCCGTGTGCAGCAAAACATACAAAAGCTGGGTGATAGGGCGACGTACCGGCAGCGCTCGGCGATGACGGCGAGCCCGACCGTGCTGAAGCCATCGCAGCACACGAGCGAGAGCTCCCTGAAGAAGGGGAAGGACTTGGCGACGAGCGCGAGGTCGTCGTCGGAGACGGTCATCCGCTTGAGGCAGATGCGCTCGAGGCGCGGGTACGCGGGCCCGAGCGTGGCCACCCAGGGGGAGACGTAGGCGCCCCAGCCGTATGGCACGAGGCTGAAGTCCGCGAAGCGGGGCTTGCCCTTGAGCACGACGGCGCGCAGGCCTCCGAAGCGCTCGACGGCGCGTTGCGGCGAGACGGCGTAGCAGTTGCCGATGAAGAGCTCGCGGCGCGTCTGCGCCTCGGCGCGGTACCAGGAGCGGCAGACGAGCGAGGCGGCGTTGCGGTCCCGCGCGGCGGTGAGGAACTCGAGCACGGTCTCGAGCACGTTCTCCAGCACCTGGTCCGGCGGCGCCCACCTCCCGCCCCCGCCGTTGTTGCCGCCCCTCAGATCCGGCTCCCACCTGTCCCCGCCGCCGCCCTCTCCGCCGGGGTCGTCCTCCGACATCTGCGACGGCGGCGAGTCGGAGTCGTCCTCCGCCGCGTCCCGCATGCCGGacgcggaggaggaggacggcgaggAAGAGGACGCCGTGGGAGCTAGGGTTAGGGATGCAGGGATCTGGGGAGGGGAGGCGCGGTGGGggacggaggaggtggaggacGAGTGGGGAGTGCTCATGTGAGACTGGAAAAAAGGATTAAATA encodes:
- the LOC136478136 gene encoding F-box protein FBX14-like, with product MSTPHSSSTSSVPHRASPPQIPASLTLAPTASSSSPSSSSASGMRDAAEDDSDSPPSQMSEDDPGGEGGGGDRWEPDLRGGNNGGGGRWAPPDQVLENVLETVLEFLTAARDRNAASLVCRSWYRAEAQTRRELFIGNCYAVSPQRAVERFGGLRAVVLKGKPRFADFSLVPYGWGAYVSPWVATLGPAYPRLERICLKRMTVSDDDLALVAKSFPFFRELSLVCCDGFSTVGLAVIAERCRLLRVLDLIEDYLEDGEDELDWISKFSESNTSLESLVFDCISVPFNFEALEALVARSPALRRLRVNHHVSVEQLRRLMARAPQLTYFGTGAFRSEGAPDGGLAVTELATSFAAARSLVCLSGFREVDPQYLPAIYPVCAKLTSLNFSFANLTAAELKPVIRNCTNLRTFWVLDTVGDEGLRAVADTCSDLRELRIFPMDASEDSEGSVSDVGLQAISEGCRKLESILYFCQQMTNEAVIAMSKNCPELVVFRLCIMGRHRPDRITGDPMDEGFGAIVMNCKKLTRLSVSGLLTDKAFAYIGKYGKLIKTLSVAFAGNSDMSLQYVFEGCTKLQKLEVRDSPFSDRGLLSGMNYFYNMRFLWMNSCRLTMRGCKDVAQQMQNLVVEVIKDHYEDEGEAEIVDKLYLYRSLAGPRNDAPPFVTLL